The Nitrospirota bacterium nucleotide sequence CCGGCTTAGGACTCCAATAAAGAATGTCTTTGCGCCGATCGGGCAAACTTTTGGAATTGGGCTCATAGCGGTGATGATGTGTTTCATGCTTGGGAGCTTGGGAAGGTTCGACATGACGAATCCATGGCAGGGGGCCTTGCTGCTGGCCGTCTATTGCGTTGTGTATGCGGGACTTACACGATTGTTTCTGCGAGAGAGCTTTTCAGATCTCATCAGCTTAGCCAGTGGACGTATTTCTGAGTCGCTCCATTAAGTGGATAAGCAGCTATGATCGGGTTGATTAGTTATTTAGCCATTGTGGGGAGCCTGCTTCTTGCTCTCTGGAAGTATCCCGCAGTTGCATTGGCAGGAGTACTGTGCATGTTCGGCCTAGAGCAATGGGGTCAAGCAACGCATCCTTTTTTTGCACAGAATCAGACATTTACAAATTATGCGGTAGGGGGGATTCTCCTCCTTGCGCTAACCTTCAAGCTTCTTAAGGGGCAGAATTTATTTGCAAATTACACGGCGGCTGGTTGGCTCGTGCTCGGCCTATTCAGTTATACCTTTGTCACAGCGATTTGGGCACCCCGAGCAGATTTGAGTCTGAACGTCTTGTTAAGCCGATGGCCCTACGTTTTCACAATTGTCGTCTTAACCCCAGTGATTATTTCCTCTAGAAATGATCTCCAAACATCGTTCAAAGCATTTATTCTTACGGGTTCTTTATTGACTCTGCTATTACTGATCTTCGTCCCTTGGGAGGCCCGCACGATCGTGCTCGAATACGGGCGGGGTAACCCTCTAGCAGTCTCAGGAATGGCCGGTATGGTGGCCCTGTCAGCAATACTAGCGGACCCATGGCCCTCTTCACGTATCTGGAAAATTACGAAGTGGATCGTTGCTGCACTCTGCGTGATCCTTGTTATTCGATCAGGTTCTCGGGGTCAACTATTGGGGCTGATTTGTCTTTCTGCATTGTGTTGGCCTATTAGTCGCAGAATGAAGGATGTCAAACAGTTTGTCTTTTGGATCGCCCTGGTCTTGTTCCTGACTATCATCACTACCTGGGCGCTACAAGAATTCTGGGCCAAGCAAGAAAGATACTACGCCGGAGGAAATCGATGGAGCGAGCAGGCAATGGAAGGCGCACTGTCCGGCCGTTTTGACCAGGGTTTATATCTCGTCCGTCTATGGTTCAACTCGCCTGAAACTGTTGTTTTCGGGCTCGGAAATTCAGCGTCTTATGATCCCCGTATCTTGGGGATCTATCCGCATTTTGTCCCCTTGGAAATATTGGCAGAAGAAGGGCTGATCGGATTCGCCATTTTTTTGGCGATTCTCTATGTGGCGGCACGGAATGCACTCCAATGTTCTCGGCTTGTACGCCTTGATCCCAAAGAGCGATCAATCTTTGCCGCACTTTTGGCGATGTTTCTGTATACGTTATTGCTCGCGTTTAAACAGGGCAGTTTGTTGGGGAATCTTGAGCCGTTCATGTTTGCGATCATACTGGGGAAATACGCTAAATTATGTTTATCGGACACGTCACAGGTGTATACAACCGAATTTGCAGAAGAATCTTCTCCTCAAACATTCGGCAAGTATCCAGTCCTGAGATAATGGACTGTTAACCAATATCCAGTGAACACATAGGTCGACAGCGTTTGCCCGAATCAGAGAGACAAAACACGCGCGAGGAACCAAGGGTGCTGAACATTCAAATAATCCAGCCGCTCGTTCCTGAGTACCGCGTGCCGTTCTTTGAAGCGCTCGCGCGGGACGGCCGTTACGACATCCAGGTATTCGCCAGCGCAACACTTCCTGGAACACAGAGTTTGCGATCGGCTCATATCCACCATTCATTTATTCATTTAAATCATCCCTGCAAGGCCTTCTTCGGAGATCGCGCCTTATGGCAAAAAGGGCTGATACTAGAAAGTCGCTTGACCGCGGGTGATGTATTGGTAGTGTGCGGGAATCCAAGATTCTTGAGCAACTACCCCTTGCTCTGGAATGCCAAACGCCGTGGAGTTGCAACAGTCTGGTGGGGAATCGGAACGATGCCGGGGCAGAGTTCTCTCAATGGGGTCCTGCGCCGGCAAATAATGAAATGGGCGGATGTTGTGTTGCTCTATACGGACCGAGAACGAGACGAATTCTTAAATATAGGGTTTCCTGGCAAACGTCTATTTGCCATCAATAATGCGATCGATCAAGAACCGATTCAAGGAGCGATAAAACAGTGGACGACCGAGCGCTTGCGTGAATTTCAATGGCAGGAAAATCTCCTGGATAAACGTGTGTTCCTATTCTGCGGGAGAGTCACGCCCAAAGCGCGCGTCGATTTGGCCATCCAAGCCCTCTCGCTCCTTCTGCGTGAGAACACCAAGACTCTTTTAATCATAATTGGAGATGGAGAAGAGCGATTCCACCTACAAGAACTCGCAAGACAATTGGGCGTTACAGAGTCTATCCGTTGGCTCGGTACTCTATACGATCAATCTGTGATAGCGCCATGGTTTCTTACCGCCAAGGCTTTCGTGTATCCCGGCTATATCGGGTTAAGTAATATGCATGCCATGGGGTATGGCCTACCCGTTATCACTCATCGAAACATGTCGAACCAGTCTCCCGAAGTGGCTGCACTACATGAAGGTATGAACGGTCTGCTATTTGAGGAAGGCAACGCTGAACACCTGGCAAGAATGATGCATAGGCTAGGTTCATGCGAAGAGGTGCGATTGTCAATGTCCAGACAGGCAAGTCAAACGGTGGCTGTTGAATTTACCTTGCATGAAATGGTGCGACGATTTTTGTCAGCACTAGAGGCTGCGAGTGAGAAAGTAAAATCGGGGGGTGCTTAAGAATTTTCGGTGCCATGTAGCTCTGTACTCAGGCAGGTATCATCGTGACCTAGTGATGGGGAGATTAGGAGAAGATTAGTCGCCCCTTTACGTGAATCGGAAATTGCCAGAGTTATCAAATGAAACTAGGGGTCCTTACAACTTCTGTGTCAAACAATGCTGGAGGCATTTTTGGAGCTATGGTTGGGCAGAATAAAGCTTTGCAGAGTCTCTTCGGTATGAACATTGAAGTATTCGGCCTAGAAGATGACCTTTCTGAGCGAGACGTCGTCGACTGGTATCCCGTATCGGTAAAAACCTGCATGGTAAAAGGTCCCAAGAGCTTCGGGTACGCGCCAAAACTTGTTGATACTTTGCGAGAAGCTAAACTTGATCTTGTACATGCCCACGGTTTGTGGATGTATCCGTCGGTTGCTTGCAGCAGGTGGGCTCGATTCCATCACAAGCCCTATGTTTTGACAACTCATGGCATGCTGGCTGCTTGGGCGGTAGACAAAGGACGAGCAAAAAAGTGGCTGGCTGGATGGCTTTACCAGAATGCCCAACTTCGTGACGCAGCTTGCTTTCAGGCCGTCACGATGTCGGAAGTGCGAGCAATTCGGGCCTACGGACTCTGGAACCCAATCTGCTTGATCCCGCATGGAGTAGAAGTGCCGAGCGAATCAAGCCATCTCGCAGAGCATATGGGCAGGCCGAAAGAACTTCTCTACCTGGGAAGGCTTCACCCACACAAAGGTCTTGTAAATCTTCTTCGAGGTTGGCATGCCCTTCGCAAATCAGAGAGCTCACATCTTAAAGATTGGATTTTGACCATTGCCGGATGGGGCCAGGATGGTCATGAAATCGAGTTACGAACACTTTCTAGTGATTTGGGAATTCAGGAGAACGTGCGGTTCATTGGCCCTAAGTTCGGAAGCGAGAAGACAGAAACCTTCTGCTCGGCAGATGCTTTCATCCTGCCTTCCCTTGGAGAAGCTCTTCCTGTTGCAGCATTGGAGGCATGGGCATATAAGCTCCCGGCCCTGCTCACCCCTGAATGTAATATTCCGGAAGGATATGAGACTGGAGCTGCCATACGCATCGGAACAGACCCACAGACGATTGCAGCAGGGATCGGGCAACTTATCACCATGAGCCAGACAGAGCGGCAGTCAATGGGGCTGCGCGGAAGGGACCTGGTGGAGAAAAGGTTTTCATGGCCCACGATTGCAGGACAAATCTATTCCGTTTATCGATGGGTGCTTGGAGGGGGAGTGAAGC carries:
- a CDS encoding glycosyltransferase family 4 protein gives rise to the protein MLNIQIIQPLVPEYRVPFFEALARDGRYDIQVFASATLPGTQSLRSAHIHHSFIHLNHPCKAFFGDRALWQKGLILESRLTAGDVLVVCGNPRFLSNYPLLWNAKRRGVATVWWGIGTMPGQSSLNGVLRRQIMKWADVVLLYTDRERDEFLNIGFPGKRLFAINNAIDQEPIQGAIKQWTTERLREFQWQENLLDKRVFLFCGRVTPKARVDLAIQALSLLLRENTKTLLIIIGDGEERFHLQELARQLGVTESIRWLGTLYDQSVIAPWFLTAKAFVYPGYIGLSNMHAMGYGLPVITHRNMSNQSPEVAALHEGMNGLLFEEGNAEHLARMMHRLGSCEEVRLSMSRQASQTVAVEFTLHEMVRRFLSALEAASEKVKSGGA
- a CDS encoding glycosyltransferase; the encoded protein is MVGQNKALQSLFGMNIEVFGLEDDLSERDVVDWYPVSVKTCMVKGPKSFGYAPKLVDTLREAKLDLVHAHGLWMYPSVACSRWARFHHKPYVLTTHGMLAAWAVDKGRAKKWLAGWLYQNAQLRDAACFQAVTMSEVRAIRAYGLWNPICLIPHGVEVPSESSHLAEHMGRPKELLYLGRLHPHKGLVNLLRGWHALRKSESSHLKDWILTIAGWGQDGHEIELRTLSSDLGIQENVRFIGPKFGSEKTETFCSADAFILPSLGEALPVAALEAWAYKLPALLTPECNIPEGYETGAAIRIGTDPQTIAAGIGQLITMSQTERQSMGLRGRDLVEKRFSWPTIAGQIYSVYRWVLGGGVKPDCIVD